In Primulina eburnea isolate SZY01 chromosome 3, ASM2296580v1, whole genome shotgun sequence, one DNA window encodes the following:
- the LOC140826698 gene encoding LOW QUALITY PROTEIN: clustered mitochondria protein-like (The sequence of the model RefSeq protein was modified relative to this genomic sequence to represent the inferred CDS: inserted 1 base in 1 codon) → MAGKSNRGKNRKGSAEQTVSSNPPSNDSPRSARANGDASSNESAEIKSEVMDKGTASHQHPSKQAEVHLYPVSVKIQGGEKLELQLSPGDSVMDVRQFLVDAPETCFCTCYDLLLHTKDGSVHHLEDYNEICEVADITSGSCLLEMVPALYDDRSIRAHVHRTRELISLSTLHSSLSTTLALQHEIGKTTSGKLGPTLYLCPELDNLGFMDVGSGSLTNLLSSPSKEIKCVESIVFSSLNPPPSYRRLSGDLIYLDMVTLEGNKYCITGTTKAFYVNSSLGNVLDPRPNKTAFEATTLVGLLQKISLKFKKAFREILEQKASAHPFENVQSLLQPNSWIGSYPIPDHKRDAARAENSLTLSFGSELIGMQRDWNEELQSCREFPHATHQERILRDRALYKVTSDFVDAAINGAIGVISRCIPPINPTDPECFHMYVHNNIFFSFAVDADLEQLSRKQSSEDNSKTENIASLQSFSEKKYNDVPQGASRFSDADESAVCDTXNNNIIDGFSPDMPADARLAESEQATYASANNDLRGTKAYQEADVPGLYNLGMAIIDYRGHRVVAQSVLPGILQGDKSESLLYGSVDNGKKICWSEDFHSKVLEAAKRLHLKEHTVLDGSGKIFKLAAPVECKGIVGSDDRYYLLDLMRVTPRDANHTGPGSRFSILRPELITAFCHAEEAENSECGVESEETTVASEKSSIINAEEVNKIKESATSNSDTLAMENGVKKHFQESGSHSEIKDAKSEILFNPNVFTEFKLAGNQEEITADEELVRKAGLHLKDVVLPKFIQDLRTLEVSPMDGQTLTEALHAHGINVRYIGKAAEGTRDMPHLWDLCSTEIVIRSAKHIIKDILRDTEDHNLGHAISHFFNCFCGNVQYIPAKGVTNSTPLKNQKLHIGHHASGKSPKAQTNFRAYARKKQSLYLSITSESLWFDIQEFSKLKYQFELPKDARLRVRKISVVRNLCQKVGITLSARKFDIDSPMPFQVSDILNLQPVAKHSIPVCSEAKELVETGKIQLAEGMLSEAYTLFSEAFAILQQVTGPMHREVANCCRYLAMVLYHAGDMAGAIMQQHKELIINERCLGLDHPDTAHSYGNMALFYHGLNQTELALRHMSRALLLLGLSSGPDHPDVAATFINVAMMYQDIGKMDTALRYLQEALKKNERLLGEEHIQTAVCYHALAIAFNCMGAFKLSHQHEKKTYDILVKQLGEDNSRTRDSQNWMNTFKMREAQMNAQKQKGQALKAASAQKAIDILKAHPDLIQAFQAAAGGSDGATANKSFNSAIIGEALPRGRGVDERAARAAAEARKKAAARGLLTRPHGVPVQALPPLTQFLNIINSGTTPDVVDNNVPDEEKREADSNIVNGKPDSKENLLKLGQQDQAPPVGLGSGLAALDAKKQKSKDKATS, encoded by the exons ATGGCCGGAAAGTCAAATAGGGGGAAGAATCGCAAAGGGTCAGCCGAGCAAACTGTCTCTTCCAATCCCCCCTCGAATGATAGTCCAAGGAGCGCCCGTGCTAATGGTGATGCAAGTTCAAATGAATCAGCTGAAATAAAGTCCGAGGTAATGGATAAAGGAACTGCATCCCACCAGCATCCTTCAAAACAAG CTGAAGTTCATCTTTATCCAGTTTCTGTTAAAATACAAGGAGGCGAGAAGCTTGAGCTGCAA TTAAGTCCAGGAGATTCTGTGATGGATGTGAGGCAATTTCTTGTAGATGCTCCAGAGACATGCTTCTGTACTTGCTATGATTTGCTATTGCATACAAAGGATGGTTCTGTTCATCATCTAGAAGATTATAATGAAATATGTGAAGTGGCTGATATCACTAGTGGGAGCTGCCTTTTGGAGATGGTTCCTG CATTATATGATGATCGATCGATCAGAGCACATGTACATCGAACTAGAGAATTGATTTCTCTTTCGACGCTGCATTCCTCTTTATCCACCACTCTTGCTCTACAACATGAGATAGGCAAAACCACATCTGGAAAATTAGGTCCCACCCTTTACCT TTGCCCTGAACTTGATaatttgggttttatggatgTTGGTTCTGGTTCTCTAACTAACCTATTGTCATCACCATCTAAAGAGATTAAATGTGTGGAAAGTATTGTTTTCTCATCATTGAATCCTCCTCCAAGCTACAGAAG GCTTTCTGGAGACTTAATTTATTTGGACATGGTAACTTTGGAAGGAAACAAATATTGTATTACGGGAACAACTAAAGCTTTCTACGTGAACTCCAGCCTTGGAAATGTACTTGATCCAAGGCCTAACAAAACTGCTTTTGAAGCAACAACTCTTGTTGGGCTTTTGCAAAAGATAAGCCTTAAATTCAAGAAAG CTTTTCGCGAAATTTTGGAGCAGAAGGCCTCTGCACATCCCTTTGAAAATGTGCAATCTTTATTACAACCAAATTCATGGATCGGCTCGTATCCTATTCCTG ATCACAAGCGCGATGCAGCTAGGGCTGAAAATTCTCTTACCCTCTCTTTTGGAAGTGAGTTGATTGGCATGCAAAGAGATTGGAATGAAGAGTTACAGTCTTGTCGGGAGTTCCCCCATGCTACGCATCAGGAGAG GATTTTGAGAGATAGGGCTCTCTACAAAGTGACATCGGATTTTGTTGATGCTGCTATCAATGGTGCTATTGGGGTGATTAGCAGATGTATTCCACCTATTAATCCAACCGATCCAGAGTGCTTCCATAT GTATGTTCACaacaacatattcttcagtttTGCGGTTGATGCGGATCTTGAACAACTGTCCCGGAAGCAGTCATCTGAAGATAACTCTAAAACTGAAAACATAGCCTCATTGCAGAGTTTTTCTGAGAAGAAATATAACGATGTGCCCCAAGGAGCTTCTAGATTTTCTGATGCAGATGAGTCTGCTGTCTGCgata aaaataataatatcatcgATGGCTTTTCCCCTGATATGCCTGCAGATGCCCGGTTAGCTGAAAGCGAACAAGCTACATATGCAAGTGCTAACAATGACTTGAGAGGCACCAAGGCGTACCAAGAAGCTGATGTTCCAGGGTTGTACAATCTTGGTATGGCAATCATTGATTACCGAGGTCATAGAGTTGTAGCACAG AGTGTCTTGCCGGGAATTCTTCAAGGTGACAAGTCTGAATCCCTTTTGTATGGTTCTGTTGACAATGGCAAGAAAATATGCTGGAGTGAAGATTTTCATTCCAAG GTACTAGAAGCTGCCAAACGTCTTCATCTGAAGGAACATACTGTGCTGGATGGATCTGGTAAAATTTTCAAGCTAGCTGCTCCTGTTGAGTGTAAGGGAATAGTCGGTAGCGATGACAG ATATTATCTTTTGGACTTGATGAGAGTCACTCCTCGTGATGCAAATCATACTGGCCCAGGTTCCAGATTTTCTATTTTGAGACCTGAACTGATAACTGCATTTTGCCAT GCTGAAGAGGCTGAAAATTCTGAATGTGGGGTTGAATCTGAAGAAACCACTGTTGCCTCTGAAAAATCAAGCATTATTAATGCTGAAGAAGTGAATAAAATCAAGGAAAGTGCAACATCAAATAGTGACACACTG GCTATGGAAAATGGTGTGAAGAAACATTTTCAAGAAAGTGGTTCTCATTCTGAAATTAAAGATGCAAAAAGTGAGATACTATTCAATCCCAACGTTTTTACCGAATTTAAGCTTGCTGGGAATCAAGAG GAGATCACCGCAGATGAGGAGCTTGTGCGGAAAGCAGGTTTACATCTTAAAGATGTCGTACTACCTAAATTCATACAAGATCTTCGCACCCTTGAGGTTTCACCAATGGATGGGCAGACTTTAACTGAAGCTCTTCATGCCCACGGGATTAACGTTCGTTATATCGGAAAA GCTGCCGAAGGGACCAGAGATATGCCTCACCTGTGGGATCTTTGTTCTACTGAGATTGTTATCAGATCTGCTAAGCATATTATCAAG GACATCTTACGAGACACAGAGGATCATAATCTTGGACATGCAATATCACATTTTTTCAATTGTTTTTGTGGAAATGTCCAGTATATCCCTGCTAAAGGTGTTACAAATAGCACACCTCTGAAAAACCAGAAG CTTCATATAGGGCATCATGCTTCTGGTAAGTCGCCCAAGGCACAAACCAACTTTAGAGCGTATGCAAGGAAGAAGCAGTCCTTGTATTTGAGTATCACCTCTGAAAGTTTGTGGTTTGACATCCAGGAAttttcaaaactcaaatatcag TTCGAGTTGCCAAAAGATGCGAGGCTGAGGGTGAGGAAAATTTCCGTAGTCCGGAATCTTTGCCAAAAG GTCGGAATTACCCTTTCTGCTCGCAAGTTTGATATTGACTCCCCAATGCCTTTCCAAGTTTCAGACATATTGAATCTACAACCTGTGGCGAAGCATTCCATTCCAGTTTGTTCAGAAGCCAAGGAACTCGTCGAGACAGGAAAGATTCAATTAGCAGAG GGAATGCTTAGCGAGGCATACACGCTATTTTCTGAGGCTTTTGCTATACTCCAGCAG GTTACTGGTCCAATGCATCGAGAGGTTGCTAATTGTTGCCG CTACTTGGCCATGGTTTTATATCACGCTGGAGATATGGCTGGAGCCATCATGCAACAGCACAAGGAACTTATTATTAATGAACGTTGCCTTGGACTGGACCATCCTGACACTGCTCACAG TTATGGGAATATGGCTCTGTTTTACCATGGTCTCAACCAGACAGAGCTTGCATTACGCCATATGTCAAGGGCATTGCTCCTCTTAGGTTTGTCATCTGGCCCAGATCACCCTGATGTTGCTGCTACTTTTATAAATGTCGCAATGATGTATCAAGATATTGGAAAGATGGATACTGCCCTTCGATACTTGCAAGAAGCCTTAAAAAAGAATGAAAGACTGCTAGGAGAGGAGCATATTCAAACTGCTGTGTGTTATCATGCTTTGGCAATTGCATTTAACTGCATGGGTGCCTTCAAACTTTCTCACCAG CATGAAAAGAAAACATACGATATTCTTGTGAAACAACTTGGAGAGGACAATTCCAGAACACGTGACTCTCAGAACTGGATGAACACATTCAAGATGCGTGAGGCTCAG ATGAATGCTCAAAAGCAGAAAGGTCAGGCTTTGAAGGCTGCATCTGCTCAAAAGGCTATTGATATTCTCAAG GCTCATCCTGACCTGATACAAGCTTTTCAAGCGGCTGCTGGTGGTAGTGATGGTGCCACTGCAAACAAATCATTCAACAGTGCCATCATCGGTGAAGCCCTTCCCCGAGGCAGGGGTGTTGATGAAAGAGCAGCTCGAGCTGCTGCAGAAGCACGAAAGAAAGCAGCGGCCAGGGGTCTTTTGACTCGCCCTCATGGAGTTCCTGTCCAAGCTTTACCACCACTCACTCAGTTCCTCAACATAATAAATTCAGGGACGACCCCTGATGTTGTAGACAACAATGTACCTGATGAAGAAAAGAGAGAAGCTGACTCTAACATTGTAAATGGAAAGCCCGATTCCAAAGAGAATTTATTGAAACTAGGTCAGCAAGACCAGGCTCCTCCAGTTGGATTAGGATCAGGGTTGGCTGCTTTGGATGCCAAGAAGCAGAAATCTAAAGACAAAGCCACATCTTGA